One part of the Rutidosis leptorrhynchoides isolate AG116_Rl617_1_P2 chromosome 1, CSIRO_AGI_Rlap_v1, whole genome shotgun sequence genome encodes these proteins:
- the LOC139885694 gene encoding pre-mRNA-splicing factor 38-like, with product MANRTDPSAKNIKGTNPQNLVEKILRSKIYQHTFWKEQCFGLTAETLVDKAMELDHVGGTHGGNRKPTPFICLVTKMLQIQPDKEIVVEFIKNEDYKYVRVLGAFYLRLTGTDIDVYRYLEPLYNDYRKLRWKLGDGQFALTHVDEVIDELLTKDYSCDIALPRIKKRLTIEAIGALEPRKSALEDDFEDEEEKDEDDQLMDTDVGGHEKDYIRGRSPTRERGRDRKYDSHRHRDRDLDREYERDYDRERGRGRDRNRDRDRDRDRYRDRDYGREGRERDRRDRDYGGRRRSYSRSRSRSRERDRRDRDYDGDERGRRHARDTSVSPRRGPEDEKPPKKKKEKEKKKDDGTDHPDPEIAEANRLRASLGLKPLK from the exons ATGGCGAACCGTACAGATCCATCGGCGAAGAACATAAAAGGAACGAATCCCCAAAATCTTGTCGAAAAGATATTAAGGTCTAAAATTTATCAACACACGTTTTGGAAGGAACAATGTTTCGGTTTAACAGCAGAAACGCTCGTCGATAAGGCGATGGAGCTCGATCACGTCGGCGGAACTCACGGAGGCAACCGGAAACCTACGCCATTCATCTGTCTCGTCACGAAGATGCTTCAGATCCAACCTGATAAAGAAATTGTTGTTGAATTTATCAAAAATGAAGATTATAA GTATGTGAGAGTACTAGGAGCGTTTTATTTGAGGCTTACAGGGACGGATATCGATGTGTATCGATATTTAGAGCCGTTGTATAATGATTATAGGAAACTGAGATGGAAGTTAGGTGATGGACAATTTGCATTGACACATGTGGATGAGGTTATTGATGAACTCTTGACTAAAGATTATTCATGTGATATTGCTTTGCCGCGTATAAAGAAAAG GCTTACCATTGAAGCAATTGGTGCTCTGGAACCTAGGAAAAGTGCACTTGAAGATGATTTTgaggatgaagaagaaaaagatgaggaTGACCAACTCATGGATACTGATGTTGGGGGTCATGAAAAG GATTACATTCGTGGACGAAGCCCAACAAGGGAAAGAGGTCGTGATAGGAAATACGACAGTCACAGACATAG GGACCGAGATCTTGATAGGGAATATGAGAGGGATTATGACAGGGAACGTGGAAGAGGTCGTGATAGGAATCGAGATAGAGACAGGGACAGGGACAGGTATCGTGATAGAGATTATGGACGTGAAGGTAGGGAACGAGATAGGCGTGATCGGGATTATGGGGGTAGGAGGAGGAGCTACTCGAGGAGTCGAAGCAGGAGTAGGGAGAGGGATAGAAGGGATAGGGATTATGATGGGGACGAAAGGGGAAGGAGGCATGCAAGAGACACGAGCGTTAGCCCTAGAAGAGGGCCGGAAGATGAAAAGCCGccaaagaagaagaaagaaaaggaaaagaagaaaGATGATGGAACTGATCATCCTGATCCTGAAATTGCTGAAGCTAACAGGTTACGTGCATCTCTTGGATTGAAGCCTCTCAAATGA